In Symmachiella dynata, the following are encoded in one genomic region:
- a CDS encoding ABC transporter permease, translating into MLRPTFALMNRSLRLDVRRRRFHLLRLIVVSVLFVLLLMAQGRSWSLAAPGLSFFRTIAWLNISLIAISGIGFFASAITEEKEEMTLELFMIAGIGPLAIMIGKGVNRLTAALSVLVVQIPFTMIAVTLGGVKARQILAAYVALAAFLFLVANIGLFYSVLCRRTGHAMAYTVITIGLLLNGPALIGKFMTALIARGFLTSGGTIAQSATTLSQVLHDASITTRMDAILQTAFNSPAIGFQVQSNLAAGVGLFVTAWLLFNWFNAGVSHSAPSRGWVSRPDRLLRFLAPARPWKNALAWKDFHFLTGGKMLILVRLLLIPLLTLGVYFSQLVANTWGNWWDLNMQNLVGVSLVVLAAELLVQSSRIFHEEVKWKTLGNIALLPQPIGASARDKLRGCLLGCIPAILWLSIGIAGSHYEILRNLYGLSEGMWFVCGLAEFVLFLHITAYLSLVVRWGALPLAVVVFATYVALSMSCLAAMLAGLLINGSETGSAAMAAYNAIAATIVSGLLYAAIGRRLETAQGL; encoded by the coding sequence ATGCTTCGACCGACCTTCGCCTTAATGAATCGTTCGCTCCGCCTGGATGTCCGGCGACGGCGGTTTCATCTCTTGCGGTTGATCGTCGTCAGTGTGCTGTTTGTCTTGCTGTTGATGGCACAAGGTCGCAGTTGGTCGTTAGCCGCTCCAGGGCTTTCATTTTTTCGCACGATCGCCTGGCTGAATATCTCCTTAATCGCAATCTCCGGCATCGGTTTTTTTGCCTCGGCCATCACCGAAGAAAAGGAGGAGATGACCTTAGAGCTCTTCATGATCGCCGGCATCGGTCCGCTGGCGATTATGATCGGCAAAGGGGTCAATCGGCTGACCGCTGCGCTGTCGGTGTTGGTCGTGCAGATTCCGTTTACGATGATTGCCGTCACGTTGGGCGGCGTGAAGGCGCGGCAAATTTTGGCCGCCTATGTCGCGTTGGCGGCCTTTTTGTTTCTCGTGGCCAATATCGGATTGTTCTATTCCGTCCTCTGCCGCCGCACCGGACACGCCATGGCTTACACCGTGATCACGATCGGCTTGTTGCTCAACGGCCCGGCATTGATCGGCAAATTCATGACCGCGCTGATCGCCCGTGGCTTTCTGACCAGCGGCGGAACGATCGCGCAATCCGCTACCACTCTGTCGCAAGTTTTGCACGACGCGTCGATCACCACGCGCATGGATGCCATTCTGCAGACCGCGTTTAATAGTCCAGCGATCGGCTTTCAGGTTCAGAGTAACTTAGCTGCCGGAGTTGGGCTGTTTGTCACCGCGTGGCTGCTGTTCAATTGGTTCAACGCCGGCGTCTCCCACTCCGCGCCGTCGCGGGGCTGGGTGTCGCGTCCGGACCGCCTGCTACGGTTTCTCGCCCCCGCCCGCCCCTGGAAAAATGCCTTGGCTTGGAAGGACTTTCACTTCCTCACCGGCGGCAAGATGCTGATTCTCGTCCGACTGCTGTTGATTCCGCTACTCACGCTGGGGGTTTATTTTTCGCAGTTGGTCGCGAATACCTGGGGGAATTGGTGGGATCTCAATATGCAGAATCTCGTGGGCGTTTCGCTGGTCGTATTGGCCGCCGAACTTCTCGTGCAATCCTCGCGAATATTTCACGAAGAAGTCAAATGGAAAACATTGGGGAACATCGCCCTGTTACCACAACCCATCGGAGCATCGGCCCGTGATAAGCTACGTGGCTGCCTGCTCGGCTGTATCCCCGCCATCCTTTGGCTGAGCATCGGAATCGCGGGATCTCACTACGAGATTCTGCGGAATCTCTACGGTTTGTCCGAAGGAATGTGGTTCGTCTGTGGTCTGGCGGAATTCGTTTTGTTTCTGCACATCACAGCGTACCTGTCGTTGGTCGTGCGCTGGGGCGCATTGCCGTTGGCCGTGGTCGTATTCGCCACCTATGTCGCCCTCAGCATGTCCTGCTTGGCAGCCATGCTCGCGGGACTGCTGATCAATGGCTCGGAAACCGGATCGGCGGCGATGGCGGCGTATAATGCGATCGCAGCAACCATCGTGTCAGGTCTGCTGTATGCTGCCATCGGTCGCCGGCTAGAAACCGCCCAGGGGCTTTAA
- the feoB gene encoding ferrous iron transport protein B, which produces MDAPVPASSPPPTPAKETRSFNVALIGNPNTGKSTLFNLLCGLQSRVGNFPGVTVEKKIGHVKWQGQQFNVIDLPGTYSLSPRTLDEMVSVDVLLGRQKDVGHPDAVVCIVDSSNLERNLYLVSQVLDMQLPVVVVLNMCDVALARGTTIDATELSQRLGVPVVKAEAHRAVGIDDIRNAIAAAAKSSPSEARKKVFPAEFYSECDQLAAHLNAGGAADVPEFLIQRMILDPGGCVEAEYTKKCGNNLPQALAECRERLKSAGQAVPAIEARQRYAWIREVLDGIHTRPTTRSVTFSDKLDRVLTHKLIGVGIFIALMFVVFQAIYAWAGPFMEVIETAQGWLADLVAMTLAPGPLRSLINDGVIAGVGGVIVFLPQIVFLFLFIAILEDCGYMARAAFLMDRLMTKVGLSGKSFVPLMSSFACAIPGVMATRVIENRRDRMVTILVAPLMSCSARLPVYILLIAAFIPAVTLFQVGPELSIGDFVLWSGQVTLPGVVLLAMSSLGAVIAVPVAWILKKTMFRGETPPFIMELPSYKWPSPRIVFHRVYDRAKAFVMRAGTLIFATTIIVWAAGYFPGDHTAQHKLETQIEALDDTPENEAQLEQLVSQHNAVSAQLIETSFLGRVGHAIEPAVKPLGWDWRIGVGAVASFPAREVIISTLGTIYSMGGDVDEESEGLKESLQQARWPDGRNVYNVPVALSIMVFFALCAQCGATLMVIRRETNSWFWPVFTFVYMTALAYVAALLVYQVGMRYF; this is translated from the coding sequence ATGGACGCTCCTGTTCCTGCCTCCTCCCCCCCACCCACTCCCGCCAAAGAGACGCGTTCGTTCAACGTCGCCCTGATTGGCAATCCCAATACCGGCAAAAGCACGCTGTTCAATTTGCTGTGCGGTTTGCAATCCCGCGTCGGCAATTTTCCCGGTGTAACGGTTGAGAAAAAAATCGGCCACGTCAAATGGCAGGGCCAACAATTCAATGTCATCGATTTGCCCGGAACCTACAGCCTCTCCCCGCGCACGTTGGACGAAATGGTTTCCGTCGACGTCCTGCTGGGTCGGCAAAAGGACGTGGGACATCCCGACGCCGTTGTCTGCATCGTCGATTCGTCGAATCTGGAACGGAACCTGTATCTGGTCAGCCAAGTTTTAGACATGCAGTTGCCGGTCGTTGTCGTACTAAACATGTGCGACGTCGCCCTGGCGCGGGGGACAACGATTGATGCGACGGAACTGTCGCAGCGCCTGGGAGTGCCGGTGGTCAAGGCTGAGGCGCATCGCGCGGTCGGGATCGACGATATTCGAAACGCCATCGCCGCCGCCGCGAAGTCTTCGCCCTCAGAAGCGAGGAAAAAGGTTTTCCCTGCAGAGTTCTACAGCGAGTGCGATCAGTTGGCGGCGCACCTCAATGCAGGTGGCGCAGCGGACGTTCCGGAGTTTTTGATTCAACGGATGATTCTCGATCCGGGTGGTTGCGTCGAAGCGGAATATACGAAGAAGTGCGGCAACAATCTCCCCCAAGCCCTGGCCGAATGCCGCGAACGGCTGAAATCCGCCGGGCAAGCCGTACCAGCCATCGAGGCGCGGCAGCGGTATGCCTGGATTCGCGAAGTACTCGACGGAATTCACACGCGGCCCACCACGCGGTCAGTGACGTTTAGCGACAAACTGGACCGCGTGCTGACGCACAAACTTATCGGCGTGGGGATTTTTATCGCCTTGATGTTTGTCGTCTTCCAAGCAATTTATGCCTGGGCCGGTCCGTTTATGGAGGTCATCGAAACAGCGCAAGGTTGGCTTGCCGATCTCGTCGCGATGACATTGGCCCCGGGACCGTTGCGCAGTTTGATCAATGACGGCGTGATTGCCGGCGTGGGGGGCGTGATCGTGTTCCTGCCCCAAATTGTGTTTTTGTTTCTGTTCATCGCCATCCTGGAAGACTGCGGCTATATGGCGCGCGCTGCCTTTTTGATGGATCGTTTGATGACCAAAGTCGGTCTGAGCGGCAAGTCGTTTGTTCCGTTGATGTCGTCGTTCGCCTGCGCGATTCCGGGTGTGATGGCGACGCGGGTGATTGAGAATCGCCGCGACCGCATGGTGACGATTCTGGTGGCCCCCTTGATGAGTTGTTCGGCGCGTTTGCCGGTCTACATCTTACTGATCGCCGCCTTTATCCCCGCCGTCACGTTGTTCCAGGTCGGGCCGGAACTGAGCATTGGTGATTTCGTTTTGTGGTCAGGCCAAGTGACGCTGCCCGGAGTGGTTTTGTTAGCGATGTCGTCACTGGGGGCGGTGATTGCCGTGCCGGTCGCGTGGATATTGAAAAAGACGATGTTTCGTGGTGAAACTCCGCCGTTCATTATGGAGTTGCCGAGTTACAAATGGCCGTCGCCGCGCATCGTGTTTCATCGTGTCTACGATCGGGCCAAAGCCTTTGTGATGCGAGCCGGGACGTTAATCTTTGCGACGACCATCATTGTCTGGGCAGCAGGATACTTTCCGGGCGACCATACAGCCCAACACAAACTCGAAACGCAAATTGAGGCGCTCGACGATACTCCGGAAAACGAGGCCCAACTCGAACAACTCGTCAGCCAACACAACGCCGTCTCCGCCCAACTCATTGAAACCAGTTTTCTAGGTCGCGTGGGACACGCGATCGAACCGGCGGTCAAGCCGCTTGGCTGGGATTGGCGGATCGGCGTGGGAGCGGTCGCATCGTTTCCCGCACGAGAAGTGATCATCTCGACATTGGGAACGATCTACAGCATGGGGGGCGATGTCGACGAGGAGAGCGAAGGCCTGAAAGAATCACTGCAACAAGCCCGTTGGCCCGACGGGCGAAACGTCTATAATGTCCCGGTTGCGCTGTCTATCATGGTTTTCTTTGCCTTGTGTGCTCAGTGCGGAGCGACGTTGATGGTGATTCGCCGTGAAACCAATAGCTGGTTTTGGCCGGTCTTTACCTTTGTCTACATGACAGCATTGGCCTATGTCGCCGCGTTACTGGTGTATCAGGTCGGGATGCGTTACTTTTAA
- a CDS encoding FeoA family protein gives MIPLQLLNAGETADIAMIGGETSLVTRLNEMGFREGEVVHMVRSGEPCIVAVGNHRLTFRGNETAHIFVNLLSHPPHPSATVTGARED, from the coding sequence ATGATTCCACTTCAGTTACTAAACGCCGGGGAAACCGCAGATATCGCCATGATCGGCGGGGAGACCTCGCTGGTCACTCGGCTGAACGAAATGGGATTTCGTGAAGGCGAGGTGGTCCACATGGTCCGTTCCGGAGAGCCGTGCATCGTGGCTGTCGGCAATCACCGATTGACCTTTCGTGGCAATGAGACGGCGCACATTTTCGTCAACCTACTCAGCCATCCCCCCCACCCGTCGGCGACCGTGACCGGGGCAAGAGAAGATTGA
- a CDS encoding FeoA family protein, with amino-acid sequence MTTLDGLKLGERARIVEVSGDDGIAIRLMEMGLIDGEEIELLGFAPLGDPIEFELRGYRLSLRKNEARRVTIEPLPQA; translated from the coding sequence ATGACCACACTCGATGGACTGAAACTGGGCGAGCGGGCGCGGATTGTTGAGGTTTCCGGCGATGACGGTATCGCGATTCGTCTCATGGAAATGGGGCTGATCGATGGTGAAGAAATCGAGCTTTTGGGCTTTGCGCCGCTCGGCGATCCCATCGAGTTTGAGTTGCGGGGTTACCGATTGTCACTCCGAAAAAACGAAGCCCGGCGGGTCACAATCGAACCGTTGCCTCAAGCCTAA
- the fdhF gene encoding formate dehydrogenase subunit alpha: MSHTTTADQIELTIDGQSVSVPHGTSIYEAATGLGIEIPALCHSPRMDPVGVCRMCVVDVGARTLTPSCARPCEAGMQVETSSPKVEKHRRMLTQLLVEEIAEADPTTFSKKHCDVTALANKYKIAADPPQNAHFHDNRFQDHSSPVIAVDHHACILCDRCIRACDDIQSNEVIGRTGKGHSARIAFDLDVPMGESTCVSCGECAAVCPTNALTHKPVTLPIVDAVDVRDVDSVCPYCGVGCAVTVHATDDTILAVSGRESPVNHERLCVKGRYGWDYALHPQRLTKPLIRREEYYPKGPLSPEVQDSDSRTKSKSKPGGIVDYDTVLPAFREATWDEALDLVASRFKAIRDERGGDALAGFGSAKCSNEEAYLFQKLIRAVFRTNNVDHCTRLCHASSVAALMETIGSGAVTNVFADVARADVALLTGSHAGANHPVAATFMKEAVKNGTKLIVVDVRRHDLVDFATHFAQIHSGSDVAFYNAVMHVLITEDLVDHDFIKARTEGFPELRELVLRDFSPEQTEPMCGVAAEEIREIARTIGRAGSMLVFWGMGIAQHTTGTDNARCLISLCLMTGNMGRPGTGLHPLRGQNNVQGASDAGLIPMVYPDYQPVTNKDIRQKFEQAWGVELSPDPGLTVVEITHAALQGDIAGMYVLGENPFVSDPNTNKVRGALANLDFLVVQDIFLTETAEFADVILPASSYFEKTGTFTNTDRRVQVGRQVLDPPGEARADWQITAEIASRMGYPMDYASPAEIFEEFAGLTKNYQRLTHERLGATGKLWPCTHPETEDGAQILFGDKFPTPNGRGKFVPCPFLPADELPNDEYPFVLTTGRVLEHWHTGTMTRRSRALNALQPDAFVVVHPQDLSQLGISGEELVRVSSRRGTIVLAARSDNTVSPGTIFIPFHFREAAANVLTTDALDPYGKIPEFKFCAVKIDAAV, encoded by the coding sequence ATGAGTCATACAACCACCGCAGATCAAATTGAACTCACGATCGACGGGCAATCCGTATCGGTTCCGCACGGCACATCCATCTATGAAGCCGCAACCGGTCTCGGCATCGAGATTCCCGCGCTGTGTCATTCGCCCCGCATGGATCCGGTTGGTGTCTGCCGCATGTGTGTCGTCGACGTCGGCGCCCGCACCTTGACCCCCTCCTGCGCTCGCCCTTGCGAAGCCGGCATGCAGGTTGAAACGTCGAGCCCCAAGGTCGAAAAACATCGCCGCATGCTCACGCAATTGCTTGTCGAAGAGATTGCTGAAGCCGATCCGACAACGTTTTCCAAAAAACATTGCGACGTAACAGCATTGGCAAACAAATACAAAATCGCTGCCGATCCGCCGCAAAACGCCCATTTCCATGACAACCGTTTTCAGGACCATTCCTCGCCGGTGATTGCCGTCGACCACCACGCGTGCATACTGTGCGACCGCTGCATTCGCGCCTGCGATGACATCCAGTCGAACGAGGTCATCGGCCGCACCGGCAAGGGACACTCGGCGCGAATTGCCTTTGATCTCGACGTTCCTATGGGAGAGAGTACCTGTGTTTCCTGCGGGGAATGCGCGGCCGTCTGCCCCACAAACGCCCTGACCCACAAGCCGGTCACCTTACCGATTGTCGATGCTGTTGATGTGCGGGATGTCGACTCAGTCTGTCCCTATTGCGGCGTCGGTTGTGCGGTCACAGTTCATGCGACGGACGATACAATCCTGGCCGTGAGCGGACGCGAAAGCCCCGTCAACCACGAACGATTGTGCGTGAAGGGCCGTTACGGCTGGGACTATGCGCTGCATCCTCAACGTTTGACAAAACCGTTGATCCGCCGTGAAGAGTATTATCCCAAAGGCCCGCTATCGCCGGAAGTACAAGACTCCGATTCCCGCACCAAGTCGAAATCCAAGCCGGGCGGCATCGTCGATTATGACACCGTGCTGCCAGCATTTCGTGAAGCAACGTGGGACGAAGCCTTGGATCTCGTTGCCAGCCGATTTAAAGCCATCCGCGATGAACGTGGGGGAGACGCCCTAGCTGGATTTGGTTCTGCTAAGTGTTCCAACGAAGAAGCGTATCTGTTTCAAAAACTGATTCGCGCCGTGTTCCGCACGAACAACGTCGACCATTGCACCCGGTTGTGCCATGCCTCATCGGTGGCCGCACTGATGGAGACGATTGGTTCGGGAGCCGTCACGAACGTCTTCGCCGACGTAGCCCGCGCCGATGTTGCTCTGCTGACCGGTTCACATGCGGGCGCCAATCATCCCGTGGCGGCGACTTTCATGAAAGAAGCGGTCAAAAATGGGACCAAGCTGATTGTGGTCGACGTCCGTCGCCATGACCTGGTCGACTTCGCCACGCATTTCGCACAGATTCACTCCGGTTCGGACGTCGCCTTCTACAACGCGGTGATGCACGTGTTGATCACCGAAGACTTGGTCGACCACGATTTCATCAAGGCCCGCACCGAAGGTTTTCCCGAGCTACGAGAATTGGTCCTCCGTGACTTTTCCCCGGAACAAACCGAACCGATGTGTGGTGTTGCAGCTGAAGAGATCCGCGAGATCGCCCGCACCATTGGACGTGCGGGAAGCATGCTGGTCTTTTGGGGCATGGGAATTGCGCAACATACCACTGGCACCGACAATGCCCGCTGCTTGATTTCGTTGTGTCTGATGACCGGCAACATGGGCCGACCGGGGACCGGGCTACATCCGCTCCGGGGGCAAAACAATGTCCAAGGCGCCAGTGATGCTGGCTTGATTCCCATGGTGTATCCCGACTACCAGCCGGTGACGAACAAGGACATCCGCCAGAAATTTGAACAAGCGTGGGGCGTGGAACTCAGTCCCGATCCCGGTTTGACGGTCGTGGAGATTACGCACGCGGCGCTGCAAGGTGACATTGCCGGGATGTATGTCCTGGGCGAAAATCCCTTCGTCTCTGACCCCAACACCAACAAGGTCCGCGGCGCGCTGGCGAACCTCGACTTTTTGGTGGTGCAGGATATCTTTCTGACCGAAACCGCTGAGTTCGCCGATGTGATTCTGCCGGCCTCAAGTTATTTCGAAAAGACCGGCACGTTCACCAACACCGACCGCCGCGTTCAAGTCGGCCGACAGGTCTTGGATCCGCCTGGGGAAGCCCGCGCCGATTGGCAGATCACCGCCGAAATCGCCAGCCGCATGGGTTATCCGATGGACTACGCCTCGCCGGCCGAAATCTTTGAGGAGTTCGCCGGGCTGACGAAAAACTATCAGAGGCTAACACACGAACGTTTAGGAGCAACCGGCAAACTTTGGCCCTGCACGCATCCCGAAACCGAAGACGGCGCGCAGATTCTGTTTGGCGATAAATTCCCCACGCCCAATGGACGGGGCAAATTTGTCCCTTGCCCGTTTTTGCCGGCCGATGAGTTACCCAATGACGAATACCCATTTGTACTCACCACTGGACGCGTGCTGGAGCACTGGCATACCGGCACGATGACGCGTCGCAGTCGGGCACTCAATGCACTCCAGCCCGACGCCTTTGTCGTCGTGCATCCCCAGGATTTATCACAACTGGGAATCAGCGGTGAGGAACTGGTCCGCGTCTCCTCACGGCGGGGGACGATTGTCCTAGCCGCCCGTAGCGACAATACGGTCTCTCCCGGGACGATCTTCATCCCCTTCCATTTCCGCGAAGCGGCTGCGAATGTACTTACGACTGACGCGTTGGATCCCTACGGCAAGATCCCGGAATTCAAGTTCTGCGCGGTAAAAATCGACGCGGCTGTCTGA
- a CDS encoding response regulator, whose translation MSTAVSTKVLVVDDSEMDRRLAGGLLGKVEGWDILYAKDGGEALSSIAADLPDIVVTDLVMPGMTGLELIESIKDDHPLIPVVLMTGKGSEQIAAQVLKQGASSYVPKSRLAEDLRETVHHLLTAAREDRVHSRLMHYLAQSDSVFVLRNDLAQIRLLAGYFQQLLRCLPLGDQSERLRVGVAIEEALNNAYFHGNLEVGGTITEVDRRKYAELAQTRSFTHPYRDRKIYVRAEISREKATFVIRDEGPGFDFAQLLDAGDIVEQEQFRGRGIVLMRTIMDEVTYNECGNEVTIVKHKVAEDFDNDDGGDDDVDD comes from the coding sequence ATGTCCACAGCTGTCTCAACAAAAGTCCTCGTTGTCGACGATTCCGAAATGGATCGACGGTTGGCGGGGGGACTGTTGGGCAAAGTCGAAGGCTGGGATATTCTGTATGCCAAAGATGGCGGCGAAGCCCTCAGTAGTATCGCTGCGGATCTGCCGGACATTGTTGTGACCGACTTGGTGATGCCGGGAATGACCGGGTTGGAACTGATCGAATCGATCAAAGACGACCACCCGTTGATTCCGGTCGTGCTGATGACTGGCAAAGGCAGCGAACAAATTGCCGCCCAAGTTCTCAAACAAGGGGCTTCGAGTTACGTTCCCAAAAGCCGTCTGGCCGAAGACCTCCGCGAAACCGTACACCATTTGTTAACCGCTGCCCGCGAAGACCGTGTGCATTCCCGGTTGATGCATTATCTGGCCCAAAGCGATTCCGTGTTTGTATTACGGAATGACCTGGCGCAAATCCGCTTGCTGGCCGGTTACTTCCAACAATTGCTGCGTTGTTTGCCGTTGGGCGATCAGTCCGAACGACTGCGCGTCGGTGTGGCGATCGAAGAGGCACTGAACAATGCGTACTTCCACGGCAATCTTGAAGTCGGTGGCACGATCACGGAAGTCGATCGGCGAAAATATGCCGAACTCGCGCAGACCCGCAGTTTTACCCACCCGTATCGTGATCGCAAAATCTACGTCCGTGCGGAGATCTCGCGCGAAAAAGCCACGTTCGTCATCCGCGACGAAGGCCCTGGTTTCGACTTCGCGCAACTGCTTGATGCAGGCGACATCGTCGAACAGGAACAATTCCGCGGCCGCGGCATCGTGTTGATGCGGACGATCATGGATGAAGTCACGTATAACGAATGCGGCAACGAAGTCACGATCGTCAAACACAAAGTCGCCGAGGATTTTGACAACGACGACGGTGGCGACGACGACGTCGACGATTGA
- a CDS encoding NADH-ubiquinone oxidoreductase-F iron-sulfur binding region domain-containing protein, which translates to MKLLRELSRLQAERGYLDEDCLRDLARRENIPLYRLQGLVSFYPHFRRTPPPRAAVHVCRDLSCRMAGGVERFAQLKSACDAQDDLEIHEVSCLGRCERAPAASLNDAPISNSDLDAFLEDFAGSPLPDRSPVTTAARDWKCDPYPDATHRYGTVQRFLSDAEDIPRICIERLKQSKLKGMGGAGFPTGLKWELVSQETEPVKYVICNADESEPGTFKDRVILEQLPHLIIEGMLLAALTIGAEQGIVYIRHEYGPEREKLQTAINDAYNCGILGANAAGSGRKFDIEIFVSPGGYILGEETALLEALEDKRGEPRIRPPYPGTHGLWGKPTLINNVETFALATSIIAQGNDWWQAQGAGDYAGLKFFSISGDVAEPGVYEVPHGIPIAELIARAGGIKDDRPLKAVLPGGASSNFLPAEHIDTPLDFDALRNVGSMLGSGAVVVIAEGRNLFDLGLSITRFFRNESCGKCVPCRIGSEKAVRMLEQVQSGALDAASLDIMPELSETLLQTSICGLGQVALGPMNSVLERFPQDVPAGKETP; encoded by the coding sequence TTGAAACTTCTGCGTGAGCTAAGTCGGTTGCAGGCGGAGCGGGGCTATCTCGACGAAGATTGCCTGCGGGATCTCGCGCGCCGCGAAAATATACCGCTGTATCGACTGCAAGGATTGGTCTCGTTTTATCCACACTTTCGCCGGACACCCCCTCCCCGCGCCGCTGTGCATGTCTGTCGCGACCTCTCCTGTCGGATGGCCGGAGGCGTTGAACGGTTCGCTCAACTCAAATCGGCCTGCGACGCACAGGACGACCTCGAGATTCACGAAGTCTCTTGCCTGGGCCGCTGCGAACGCGCGCCGGCGGCTTCGCTGAATGACGCCCCCATCAGCAATTCCGATCTCGACGCGTTTTTAGAAGACTTTGCCGGTAGTCCCTTGCCCGACCGCTCGCCAGTCACAACCGCAGCGCGTGACTGGAAATGCGATCCCTATCCAGATGCAACTCATCGCTATGGCACCGTGCAACGTTTCTTGAGCGACGCGGAAGATATTCCGCGGATCTGCATTGAACGCTTGAAACAATCGAAACTCAAAGGCATGGGGGGCGCGGGCTTTCCGACCGGACTCAAGTGGGAACTCGTCTCGCAAGAAACCGAACCGGTCAAATACGTCATCTGCAATGCCGATGAAAGCGAACCGGGCACGTTCAAGGATCGCGTGATCTTAGAACAACTGCCGCACCTGATCATCGAAGGCATGTTGCTGGCAGCGCTGACGATCGGTGCGGAGCAAGGCATTGTCTATATCCGGCACGAATACGGCCCGGAGCGCGAGAAGCTGCAAACGGCCATTAACGATGCCTACAACTGCGGAATACTTGGTGCCAACGCCGCGGGTAGCGGTCGGAAGTTTGACATCGAGATATTTGTATCGCCGGGCGGCTATATTCTGGGTGAAGAAACCGCGCTGCTGGAAGCCCTGGAGGACAAACGGGGCGAACCACGGATCCGCCCCCCCTACCCCGGCACGCACGGACTGTGGGGTAAGCCAACGTTGATCAATAATGTCGAAACCTTCGCACTCGCCACGTCAATCATCGCCCAAGGCAACGACTGGTGGCAGGCACAAGGCGCGGGCGACTATGCGGGACTGAAGTTCTTCTCCATCTCCGGCGACGTTGCTGAACCGGGCGTTTACGAAGTTCCCCACGGCATCCCCATCGCCGAACTGATTGCCCGCGCCGGGGGCATAAAAGACGACCGCCCTCTCAAAGCAGTCCTACCGGGTGGGGCGAGTTCTAATTTTCTTCCCGCCGAGCACATCGATACACCACTCGACTTCGACGCCCTACGCAACGTTGGCAGTATGTTGGGATCGGGCGCCGTCGTTGTAATCGCTGAAGGCCGCAATTTGTTTGACCTGGGGCTAAGCATCACACGTTTCTTTCGCAACGAATCGTGCGGCAAATGCGTCCCTTGTCGCATCGGTAGTGAAAAGGCGGTGCGGATGTTGGAACAGGTGCAGTCCGGAGCACTGGATGCGGCCAGCTTGGATATCATGCCGGAGTTGTCAGAGACGTTGTTGCAAACCTCGATTTGCGGATTGGGACAAGTCGCCTTGGGACCGATGAACTCCGTCTTGGAGCGATTTCCGCAAGACGTTCCGGCAGGGAAGGAGACGCCATGA